From Staphylothermus hellenicus DSM 12710, a single genomic window includes:
- the radA gene encoding DNA repair and recombination protein RadA, with protein MAKEKEVKSIRDIPGVGPSIANKLESAGFTTPWAIVVSRAEELAEKVGIPLHTAERIIVNTRKLLGIRFKTAKEVKLERLSVRKITTGSKNLDDLLGGGIETKTITEFYGEYGTGKTQICHQLSVSVQLPPERGGLAGKAVYVDTEGTFRWERIEAMARGLGLDPDEAMENIYYQRAYNSDHQIAIVEELFSFVPEHDAKLVVIDSVTSHFRAEYPGRENLATRQQKLNKHLHQLVRLAEAYNIAVVVTNQVMARPDVFYGDPTQAVGGHVLAHTPGVRIQLRKAKGHKRIARVVDAPHLPEGEAIFVIVDEGIRDPEE; from the coding sequence ATGGCTAAGGAGAAAGAAGTCAAATCCATAAGAGATATTCCAGGCGTAGGCCCAAGCATAGCTAATAAACTAGAATCTGCAGGATTCACAACACCATGGGCAATAGTTGTAAGCCGTGCAGAAGAACTAGCTGAAAAAGTAGGAATACCCCTGCACACGGCAGAAAGAATAATAGTTAATACTAGAAAACTACTAGGCATAAGATTCAAAACAGCTAAAGAAGTCAAACTCGAGAGACTAAGCGTTAGAAAAATAACCACAGGCAGCAAGAACCTAGACGATCTATTAGGAGGAGGTATTGAGACAAAAACAATAACAGAATTCTACGGAGAATACGGCACCGGGAAAACACAGATATGCCACCAGCTAAGCGTTAGTGTACAGCTACCACCCGAGAGAGGGGGATTAGCTGGTAAAGCTGTCTATGTAGATACTGAGGGAACTTTTAGATGGGAAAGAATAGAAGCTATGGCTAGAGGACTGGGCCTAGATCCAGATGAGGCAATGGAGAACATTTATTATCAAAGAGCATATAATAGCGATCACCAAATAGCTATAGTTGAAGAACTATTCTCATTCGTTCCAGAACATGATGCTAAACTAGTAGTAATAGATTCCGTAACAAGCCATTTCAGAGCAGAATATCCTGGAAGAGAAAACCTAGCAACAAGACAACAGAAACTCAACAAGCACTTACACCAACTAGTAAGACTCGCTGAAGCATATAATATCGCAGTAGTAGTAACAAACCAAGTAATGGCTAGACCAGATGTATTCTATGGAGACCCAACACAGGCAGTTGGAGGACACGTGTTAGCTCACACTCCAGGTGTTAGAATCCAGTTGAGAAAAGCTAAGGGACACAAACGCATAGCAAGAGTAGTAGATGCACCACACCTCCCAGAAGGAGAAGCCATATTCGTAATAGTTGATGAAGGAATACGTGATCCTGAAGAATAA
- a CDS encoding A24 family peptidase C-terminal domain-containing protein has translation MTVPLDIRVLIDLVKIAFSLIVLSIFSIYDIKYRDIPGIYVWFFLGASIVLFIFTITWYEITWFLMSFIVMSLLFGGGVPLALYFLGYMGSADVIAIVSLAFLFPYTDVYKYSLLASSVGGIHVPPIFVIILYSTIVYLVYLPFKIIYVLLVHRDKLPRNSGYLLKLVYLLTGTPMKVSDYLRKKHYYPLMVFKETDQGVKVIYRSSFNVEEDYIDHHENLKRLIGKGKISPSNYIWVTYGIPYIVLLLFGLIMLLIVGDYPLLLFLKFII, from the coding sequence ATGACTGTACCCTTAGATATTCGTGTATTGATTGATTTAGTTAAAATAGCATTTTCTCTAATTGTTTTATCTATTTTTTCCATATATGATATTAAGTATCGGGATATACCGGGTATTTATGTGTGGTTTTTTCTGGGAGCTAGTATTGTACTGTTTATCTTTACTATTACATGGTATGAGATTACATGGTTTCTTATGAGTTTTATAGTGATGTCATTATTGTTTGGTGGAGGGGTTCCTTTAGCACTTTATTTCCTAGGCTATATGGGTTCTGCAGATGTAATAGCTATTGTTTCGCTTGCTTTTTTGTTTCCTTACACGGATGTTTATAAGTATTCTCTGCTAGCTAGTAGTGTGGGGGGTATACATGTTCCCCCGATTTTTGTCATAATACTGTATTCTACTATTGTGTATTTGGTGTATTTGCCTTTCAAAATAATCTATGTATTGCTGGTTCATCGAGATAAGCTTCCTAGAAATAGTGGTTATTTACTTAAACTTGTATATTTGCTTACTGGTACACCTATGAAGGTATCGGATTATTTGAGGAAAAAACATTATTATCCATTAATGGTTTTCAAAGAAACCGACCAGGGTGTTAAAGTAATTTATAGGAGCTCCTTTAATGTTGAAGAAGACTATATTGATCACCATGAAAACCTTAAGCGCTTAATTGGTAAAGGCAAGATTTCTCCAAGCAATTATATATGGGTAACTTATGGTATTCCATACATTGTCCTATTATTGTTTGGGTTAATCATGTTATTGATTGTAGGGGATTATCCGTTATTGTTGTTTCTCAAGTTTATAATATAG
- a CDS encoding HIT family protein, which translates to MYRILWNPWRYEYIRSTLKPRRKCVFCELPKKKDEEAYIVYRGKYSYVVLNAYPYNSGHLLIVPYKHTPSIEDLEPEILMEMIELLNKSIKTLRKSFTPDGFNIGLNIGRAAGAGVEEHVHIHVVPRWVGDSNFMAIIASTKTLPISLQKTYRIIRENWE; encoded by the coding sequence TTGTACCGAATACTCTGGAATCCCTGGAGATACGAATATATTCGTTCCACATTAAAGCCTAGGAGGAAATGCGTATTCTGTGAATTACCTAAGAAAAAAGATGAGGAAGCATATATTGTTTACAGAGGAAAATACTCCTATGTAGTACTCAATGCTTACCCATATAATAGTGGGCACTTACTTATAGTTCCATATAAACATACGCCTTCAATAGAGGATCTAGAGCCGGAAATTCTAATGGAGATGATAGAATTACTTAATAAATCCATAAAAACACTACGTAAATCATTTACCCCAGACGGTTTCAACATAGGATTAAATATTGGAAGAGCTGCAGGTGCGGGTGTAGAGGAACATGTACACATACACGTTGTTCCTAGATGGGTTGGAGACTCAAACTTTATGGCTATAATTGCTTCAACAAAAACACTGCCTATTAGCCTGCAAAAAACATATAGGATAATAAGGGAAAACTGGGAATGA
- a CDS encoding DUF2208 domain-containing protein produces the protein MMKQPSRKTSLLISQISILLISLVTAFIPQYYIYIFILYFIIIMAFMFRSTRKMSKIPPKKELGSPLFKENNAIKIAMLDKLLTAELKKQFTASMSLLLLTFLVFIIFPLYRQFVFIPVHELLSSIIGDPVLVNFLDFFIMYEFVFGILSILRFFIMGKMSGAHIMLPQNFMLYKRGIIANDRFFIELTSDLCYKYDLKRHFVELRSRTNKNFRVRLYTDSASELLNKVRDLGVAECAEEEV, from the coding sequence ATGATGAAACAGCCATCACGGAAAACCTCGTTATTGATAAGCCAGATAAGTATATTGTTGATTTCTTTAGTGACAGCTTTCATTCCACAATATTACATATATATTTTCATATTATACTTCATCATAATTATGGCTTTCATGTTTAGAAGTACTAGGAAGATGAGTAAGATACCTCCTAAGAAAGAACTGGGATCACCGTTGTTCAAGGAGAATAATGCTATAAAAATAGCGATGCTGGATAAACTTTTAACAGCTGAGCTAAAGAAGCAGTTTACAGCATCCATGAGCTTACTGCTATTAACTTTCTTAGTATTCATAATATTTCCTCTCTATAGACAATTCGTATTTATTCCAGTGCATGAGCTATTATCGAGTATTATAGGTGATCCTGTCCTTGTCAACTTCTTAGACTTCTTCATAATGTATGAATTTGTATTCGGTATTCTCAGTATACTTAGGTTCTTTATTATGGGTAAGATGAGTGGAGCCCATATTATGTTGCCACAGAACTTCATGCTCTATAAAAGGGGGATCATTGCTAATGATAGGTTTTTCATAGAATTAACAAGTGATCTATGCTATAAATATGATTTAAAAAGACATTTCGTGGAGTTAAGGAGTAGAACTAATAAGAATTTCAGAGTAAGATTATATACTGACTCTGCATCTGAACTGTTAAATAAGGTTAGGGATTTAGGGGTTGCTGAGTGTGCCGAGGAAGAAGTATAA
- a CDS encoding MgtC/SapB family protein: MLFFNDPTTDFVFKIIISFLVGALIGLERERTRIVSIEKRSGDKKYSILPGIRSFGLLSLYGMIISYTSFNTSYPDIRIVLTFFMILIIFIVFVTYIYQRSIQARRTGITTYIVMSIALILGFLVGIDKVYEAIAASVFVTLILATKPSIQAFVKGITYKELLSGLELGLFVFVLGPFFLIQHPKIMDIDLSTFYILFIVILILSYFSYIAVKIKGSKALKYIAFLGGLVNSEAAVSNIANVLSEQDIHDKELINLMKKYTYLIITAMIIRNLVIFLILGYNFLEYIQLAYISLAILAAMTVPLTVSVKTLFFEREEYVRNLRVTIENPLTFNVALKVVLAYSTIFILGFIVASILPVEWLIIVSLIGGFVNAGATILTMLTLAGVESISTKFLGILIITSLAAGISNKVFFVKTIAKRKALVYASFESVSLSIISSIIAIILLILFAP, encoded by the coding sequence ATGTTGTTCTTCAACGATCCTACAACGGACTTTGTTTTCAAAATTATTATTTCATTCCTAGTTGGGGCTTTAATAGGTTTGGAACGAGAAAGAACCCGTATTGTATCTATTGAGAAAAGGAGTGGGGATAAGAAATACTCTATATTGCCGGGAATACGTTCTTTCGGCTTATTAAGCCTATATGGAATGATAATATCATATACATCTTTCAATACAAGCTATCCCGACATACGTATCGTATTAACATTCTTCATGATCTTAATTATATTCATTGTATTTGTAACATATATTTATCAGAGAAGCATACAAGCGCGTAGAACAGGTATAACAACATATATAGTTATGAGTATAGCTCTAATACTCGGTTTCCTAGTCGGTATAGATAAGGTCTATGAAGCTATTGCTGCATCAGTATTCGTTACCTTAATACTTGCAACTAAGCCTTCAATACAAGCATTTGTTAAAGGTATTACGTATAAAGAGCTCTTATCAGGATTAGAGCTGGGATTATTTGTCTTTGTTCTAGGACCCTTCTTTTTAATTCAACATCCAAAGATTATGGATATTGATTTATCAACATTTTATATACTGTTCATAGTGATCCTTATATTATCGTATTTTAGCTATATAGCTGTTAAAATAAAGGGATCAAAGGCTCTTAAATATATTGCTTTTTTAGGCGGACTAGTCAATAGTGAAGCAGCAGTATCCAATATAGCTAACGTATTATCGGAACAAGATATCCATGATAAAGAACTAATTAATCTAATGAAAAAATATACATATCTAATCATTACTGCAATGATTATACGGAACCTGGTTATTTTCCTCATATTAGGCTATAATTTCCTCGAATACATCCAATTAGCATATATATCACTAGCAATATTAGCAGCAATGACTGTACCATTGACCGTATCTGTAAAAACGCTGTTTTTCGAACGCGAAGAATACGTGAGGAATCTACGAGTTACTATTGAAAACCCATTAACTTTCAATGTAGCATTAAAAGTTGTTCTAGCATATTCAACAATATTTATACTAGGTTTTATAGTAGCATCAATCCTTCCAGTAGAATGGCTAATAATCGTGTCTTTGATCGGTGGATTCGTTAATGCAGGAGCAACTATATTAACAATGTTAACACTAGCCGGTGTGGAGTCTATATCAACAAAGTTTCTCGGAATACTAATAATAACATCGCTAGCAGCAGGGATCTCAAACAAAGTATTCTTCGTAAAAACTATTGCTAAGAGAAAAGCTCTAGTCTATGCTAGTTTTGAAAGCGTTTCTTTATCTATTATATCATCTATTATAGCTATCATATTGCTCATACTGTTTGCACCGTAG
- a CDS encoding DNA-binding protein produces the protein MYSPTTKIIDIGRRPIDDYVFEAIVSFQEGIDNIILKGRGDFISRAIDVYWALKDRLGNSIELLDIEIGSERVRGRMRSYIALKIMRKY, from the coding sequence TTGTATTCGCCGACGACAAAAATAATTGATATTGGTAGAAGACCGATTGATGACTATGTATTTGAAGCAATAGTTAGTTTTCAAGAAGGAATAGATAATATTATATTGAAGGGCCGAGGAGACTTTATAAGCAGAGCCATAGATGTGTATTGGGCATTAAAAGATCGTCTTGGAAACAGTATAGAATTATTGGATATTGAAATTGGAAGCGAGAGAGTAAGGGGAAGAATGAGATCATATATTGCATTAAAGATTATGAGAAAATACTAG
- the rgy gene encoding reverse gyrase, whose product MEKILDPIYKNLCPTCSGDVFANSLWDFGVCGKCSGETRNSFNALTLYRAFKEDLEDFTSFFRKATGNLKPWGAQLTWVKRLLNGENTVIVAPTGMGKTTLLVVYSVYVAKNYGKKVLFFAPTRALAKQIYNRIIEAAENVCGTCINILFYDSGLSKKRREEILLKIKNNEYDILVLTNHFLNRHYDLIDPSHIGLIVIDDVDSLMRSSKNILRLMKLLGFHEELIEKAKKRNSIIWKLMLSKSLNKEEDYRRYIEELIEIEAEIDKLLRNTSRKQVVIASATGRMKGTYAKVMRDLLRIDVSGITVYGRNITDTYLLINDYVSDADNIIEVIKILGPGALIFISPRHPLKKKLLELVKLLREKLEERGYRVAEANPSTIKKFIRGEYDFLIGSSSYYGVSVRGIDAPETIKYVLFIGTPLFTVELGSFLASPNMLIRVSLMLSEVLGDQRYRGMASAIRRLVFPLNSGEIKLLSMLLKNKITINDLGKDSRVAKVYEQILGFYNEIRKSLEELLSKKKVVNMNTITFYHADNKFYALIPDVMTYIQASGRCSRLYLGRMTHGLSLVVEYEFLSNLVNGLSLKMNMFSHGFVFKDISNVDLYGERKLIEKTRRELKGPVLTYRNILVVVESPTKAKTIARFFGKPVRRKIGSISVYEIPFVKDSEVIHLNIVATRGHLFDLTTDPSIPNHGVLIEDHRISPVYTSIKRCRICGHQFTYGDRCPRCGSTSFTDSYEVVNVLRKLAQEADEVYIATDPDIEGEKIAYDVYLTIKGFVDKVWRIELHEITLNEFLNALENKRDINRKLVEAEIYRRVLDRIIGFSLSQELWRKYSKKWLGAGRVQTPVLGWIIDHYNEYVSNKCRKIIYITEHKGFKFSICIDLKDKDLYKEMRSVDHVTLVLKNSRIETFNPPPPYTTDELLYDASRIGIPSSLTMKIAQELFESGLITYHRTSYHYVSSAGISVASKYLENKDLMKHFHPSHWGNKGAHEAIRPVHPLDREDLEKAVVEGIVAPTIPLTWLHYRVYDLIFKRFISSQMNPYKALIGEYDVVINNKVVKTLVLPIEIVEDGFNIIMGSKTYSFLKGHDRVNISIKDIKAMVTSTKPLCSEGGLVKLMKEHGLGRPSTYSKIISSIVRHGYVIRSKKRGFLIPTKTGIEVYNYLSNSFPELVSIDTTRDMEMRIDLIAKGEMRAADEISRVLDRIRRYKLPLSIREVVAEASA is encoded by the coding sequence TTGGAGAAGATACTTGATCCTATATATAAGAATCTATGTCCAACTTGTAGTGGAGATGTTTTTGCTAATAGTTTATGGGATTTTGGAGTATGTGGAAAATGCAGTGGTGAAACGAGAAATTCTTTCAACGCACTCACCTTATACCGTGCTTTCAAGGAGGATTTAGAGGATTTTACAAGTTTCTTCAGAAAAGCTACTGGGAATCTTAAGCCTTGGGGTGCTCAGTTAACATGGGTTAAGAGATTATTGAATGGTGAAAACACAGTTATTGTTGCACCAACAGGTATGGGTAAGACAACTCTCCTAGTAGTTTATAGTGTATATGTTGCTAAGAATTATGGTAAAAAAGTATTATTTTTCGCGCCGACAAGGGCATTAGCTAAACAGATCTATAATAGAATTATTGAAGCTGCTGAAAACGTTTGTGGAACATGTATTAATATATTATTTTATGATTCAGGACTAAGTAAAAAGAGAAGAGAAGAAATACTTTTAAAGATTAAGAATAACGAATACGATATACTTGTTCTAACAAATCATTTCTTGAATAGACACTATGATCTCATTGATCCAAGCCATATTGGATTAATAGTTATAGATGATGTAGACTCTTTGATGAGGAGCTCTAAAAATATATTGAGGCTTATGAAACTCCTGGGTTTTCATGAGGAATTAATTGAGAAAGCGAAGAAGAGAAACTCTATTATATGGAAACTAATGCTTTCAAAGTCGTTGAACAAGGAGGAGGATTATAGAAGATATATTGAGGAATTAATAGAGATTGAAGCAGAGATCGATAAATTATTAAGGAATACTAGTAGGAAACAAGTGGTAATAGCTTCAGCTACTGGCAGGATGAAGGGTACTTATGCAAAGGTGATGAGGGATCTATTAAGAATAGATGTTTCCGGGATCACTGTTTATGGTAGGAATATAACTGATACATATCTATTAATAAACGATTATGTGAGCGATGCTGATAATATAATAGAGGTTATAAAGATTCTTGGCCCAGGGGCTTTAATTTTCATAAGTCCTAGGCATCCTTTGAAGAAGAAATTGCTCGAGCTAGTTAAGCTTTTAAGAGAAAAGCTTGAAGAGAGAGGATATCGTGTTGCTGAAGCTAACCCATCAACTATTAAAAAGTTCATTAGAGGCGAATATGATTTCTTAATAGGTAGTTCCAGCTATTATGGAGTTAGTGTGCGCGGCATAGATGCTCCTGAAACCATAAAATATGTATTATTTATTGGCACTCCTCTATTCACAGTTGAGCTAGGCTCATTTCTTGCATCTCCCAATATGCTTATTCGTGTCTCGTTAATGCTGAGTGAGGTTCTCGGTGATCAAAGGTATCGGGGAATGGCTTCTGCTATAAGAAGACTGGTTTTTCCACTTAATAGTGGCGAGATAAAACTATTATCTATGTTGTTAAAGAATAAGATAACGATTAATGATTTAGGCAAGGATTCTCGTGTAGCTAAGGTTTATGAACAAATACTGGGTTTCTATAATGAAATAAGAAAATCTCTTGAAGAATTATTATCTAAGAAAAAAGTTGTTAATATGAATACTATTACCTTCTATCATGCTGATAACAAGTTCTACGCGTTAATCCCTGATGTAATGACATATATTCAGGCAAGCGGTAGGTGTAGTAGATTATATCTGGGAAGAATGACTCATGGATTATCCTTGGTTGTAGAGTATGAATTCCTAAGTAATTTAGTTAATGGGTTAAGTCTTAAAATGAACATGTTTAGCCATGGTTTCGTTTTTAAAGATATTAGTAATGTTGATTTATACGGGGAGAGAAAGCTTATAGAGAAGACTAGAAGAGAGCTGAAAGGACCTGTTTTAACTTATAGAAACATATTGGTAGTTGTTGAATCTCCTACTAAAGCGAAAACTATTGCAAGGTTTTTCGGGAAACCTGTTAGGAGAAAGATTGGCTCAATAAGTGTTTATGAAATACCTTTTGTTAAAGATTCTGAAGTGATACATTTAAATATTGTAGCCACTCGTGGACACTTATTCGATTTAACAACTGATCCATCTATTCCTAATCACGGTGTCCTAATAGAAGATCACAGGATATCCCCTGTTTATACTTCAATTAAGCGTTGTAGGATTTGCGGTCATCAATTCACTTATGGAGATAGATGTCCTAGATGTGGCAGTACAAGTTTTACGGATTCATATGAGGTGGTAAATGTACTTAGAAAACTTGCTCAAGAAGCTGATGAAGTATATATTGCTACTGATCCAGATATTGAAGGCGAAAAAATAGCTTATGATGTCTACTTAACTATTAAAGGATTCGTAGACAAGGTTTGGCGCATAGAACTACATGAGATAACACTTAATGAGTTCTTAAATGCTTTAGAGAATAAACGGGATATTAATAGAAAACTTGTTGAAGCCGAGATCTATCGTAGAGTGCTGGATAGAATTATAGGTTTTAGTCTAAGCCAGGAGCTTTGGAGGAAATATTCTAAGAAATGGCTTGGAGCTGGAAGAGTGCAGACTCCCGTTTTGGGATGGATTATTGATCACTATAATGAATATGTTTCTAATAAGTGTAGGAAAATAATATATATTACTGAGCATAAAGGCTTCAAGTTCTCTATATGCATTGATTTAAAAGATAAGGATCTCTACAAGGAAATGCGCAGCGTAGATCATGTAACACTTGTGTTGAAGAATTCGAGAATAGAAACCTTTAATCCACCGCCACCATATACCACAGATGAGCTATTATATGATGCTTCCCGTATAGGTATACCCTCATCCCTCACTATGAAAATAGCTCAAGAACTATTTGAGTCGGGGCTAATAACTTATCACAGAACAAGTTATCACTACGTATCATCAGCTGGTATAAGTGTTGCTTCTAAGTATCTTGAAAACAAGGATCTCATGAAACATTTTCATCCAAGCCATTGGGGCAATAAAGGAGCTCATGAAGCAATACGTCCTGTTCACCCCCTTGATAGGGAGGATCTTGAAAAAGCTGTTGTTGAGGGAATAGTTGCTCCGACAATCCCGTTGACTTGGCTACACTACCGCGTATATGATTTAATCTTTAAGAGATTCATATCTAGCCAAATGAATCCATATAAGGCTCTTATCGGCGAATACGATGTTGTAATCAATAATAAGGTGGTTAAAACACTTGTTTTACCTATTGAGATAGTTGAGGATGGATTTAACATTATTATGGGTTCTAAGACCTATAGTTTCCTTAAAGGACATGATAGGGTTAATATAAGCATTAAAGATATTAAGGCAATGGTTACTTCTACAAAGCCTCTCTGTTCGGAGGGGGGTTTGGTTAAGTTAATGAAGGAGCATGGACTAGGTAGGCCAAGTACTTATTCCAAGATCATAAGTAGTATTGTGCGTCACGGATATGTTATTAGATCTAAGAAGAGAGGCTTCTTAATACCTACTAAGACAGGTATAGAAGTATACAATTATTTATCTAATAGTTTTCCAGAGCTTGTATCTATTGATACAACTAGGGATATGGAGATGCGGATCGATTTAATAGCTAAGGGGGAGATGAGAGCAGCTGATGAGATAAGTAGGGTTCTAGATAGAATTAGGAGATATAAGTTGCCATTATCGATAAGGGAGGTTGTAGCTGAGGCTTCTGCCTAG
- the albA gene encoding DNA-binding protein Alba gives MAEAQPQAANTVLVGKKPVMNYVIAVLTLIHQGVKEIVVKARGRAISKAVDTVEIVRNRFLPGKVELEDINIGSQTVTNPAGRETRVSTIEIKLKVKE, from the coding sequence ATGGCCGAGGCACAACCACAAGCTGCAAATACTGTGTTAGTAGGTAAGAAACCTGTAATGAACTATGTAATCGCAGTATTAACCCTAATACACCAAGGTGTCAAAGAGATCGTTGTAAAGGCTAGGGGAAGAGCAATAAGCAAAGCAGTAGACACAGTTGAAATAGTTAGGAACAGATTCCTACCAGGCAAAGTAGAGCTTGAAGACATCAACATCGGCAGCCAAACAGTAACAAACCCAGCAGGACGCGAAACCAGAGTAAGCACTATCGAGATAAAGCTCAAGGTTAAAGAGTAA
- a CDS encoding DEAD/DEAH box helicase, translating into MIIFRSKRWLENDEFREVLRVADYNGFEKGVGGVFVFNIDKALRNGYGLEDVLRLLEDYGLEIDSSSLEELKSLYNSLSILIDWNNSNGFVELLVPTSIDRGIRNVLRGNGARFRGYRGDRVVYKLIPYKLWDLIGVLRGKGLEIIDRNGLLRDKKLPYKIELRKVELRPYQREALEAWVKNNGRGIIALPTGSGKTLIGIAAIAHTSLRTLIITYTREQMFQWREQIYKYTTAEPGLVGLIYSREKRLAPITITTYQSGFRNIKEISPFFNLLIVDEVHHLPADKFRYIAIHSISRYRMGLSATPVREDGRHEELFPLLGGIIYHRSAAELANMGYLARYRVLTVRVGLGRDEKKLFEDLRKTYKVLSGGRSFKEVLDSALKGDERAKNALRIHNQMRMILAKSKSKIDKAVKIAEKEYRRGSKIIIFTQYIEQANEIAEKLNAYLLTGEVPVEKRKRVLVEFKNKDNGILVVTTVGDEGLDIPDANVGIIVSGTGSRRQFIQRLGRILRPKPDGGEARLYEIVLEKTPEEYQARKRKRIDLDEYLY; encoded by the coding sequence TTGATTATTTTTAGATCGAAGCGTTGGCTTGAAAATGACGAGTTTAGGGAGGTTCTTCGAGTAGCTGATTATAATGGTTTTGAAAAGGGTGTTGGAGGGGTTTTTGTTTTTAATATTGATAAGGCTTTACGGAATGGTTATGGTTTAGAGGATGTTTTAAGGTTATTGGAGGATTATGGTTTGGAAATTGATTCTTCTAGTTTGGAGGAGTTGAAGTCCCTTTATAACTCATTATCTATACTTATTGATTGGAATAATAGTAATGGCTTTGTCGAACTACTTGTTCCAACAAGTATTGATCGTGGGATTAGAAATGTTTTGAGAGGGAATGGTGCTCGTTTCAGAGGTTATCGTGGAGACCGTGTTGTTTATAAATTAATCCCTTATAAACTATGGGATCTAATAGGTGTTCTTAGAGGAAAAGGACTCGAAATAATTGATCGCAACGGGTTATTACGGGATAAAAAGCTTCCCTATAAAATCGAGCTTAGAAAGGTGGAGCTTAGACCTTATCAGAGAGAAGCGTTAGAGGCTTGGGTAAAGAATAATGGTAGAGGAATAATTGCTCTCCCCACAGGTTCTGGTAAGACACTTATAGGTATCGCAGCTATTGCTCATACAAGTCTTAGAACATTGATAATAACTTATACGAGAGAACAAATGTTTCAGTGGCGGGAACAAATATATAAGTATACAACTGCTGAGCCAGGCTTGGTAGGGCTTATCTATAGTAGGGAGAAAAGATTAGCTCCAATAACTATAACTACTTATCAAAGCGGGTTTAGGAATATCAAGGAGATATCGCCTTTCTTCAACTTATTAATTGTTGACGAAGTCCATCATTTGCCAGCTGATAAATTCAGATATATAGCTATACATAGTATTTCAAGGTATCGAATGGGTTTATCAGCTACTCCTGTTCGTGAGGATGGGAGGCATGAAGAACTTTTCCCATTACTGGGTGGAATAATTTATCATCGATCAGCTGCTGAGCTAGCAAATATGGGTTATTTAGCACGCTACCGTGTATTGACTGTTAGAGTTGGTCTTGGAAGGGATGAGAAAAAACTATTTGAAGATTTAAGGAAAACATATAAAGTTTTAAGTGGTGGTAGAAGCTTTAAAGAAGTCTTGGATTCTGCTCTTAAAGGGGATGAGAGAGCTAAGAATGCTTTAAGAATACATAATCAGATGAGAATGATCCTGGCTAAATCTAAGTCTAAAATAGATAAAGCAGTTAAGATCGCTGAGAAAGAGTATAGGAGGGGATCAAAAATAATTATTTTTACCCAATACATTGAACAAGCCAATGAGATCGCTGAAAAGCTTAATGCTTACCTCCTAACAGGAGAGGTTCCAGTTGAGAAGAGAAAAAGAGTACTTGTAGAATTTAAAAATAAGGATAATGGAATACTTGTTGTAACAACTGTTGGTGATGAAGGATTAGATATACCAGATGCTAATGTGGGAATAATTGTTTCAGGAACTGGTTCGCGTAGACAATTTATTCAGAGACTTGGAAGAATTCTTAGACCTAAACCTGATGGTGGAGAGGCTAGATTATATGAAATAGTTCTCGAGAAAACCCCGGAAGAATACCAGGCTAGGAAACGTAAACGCATTGATCTCGACGAATACTTATACTAG